A stretch of the Pseudorasbora parva isolate DD20220531a chromosome 13, ASM2467924v1, whole genome shotgun sequence genome encodes the following:
- the asgrl1 gene encoding asialoglycoprotein receptor-like 1, protein MESVSYDRFTTPEAEINHTGQKFMLESGKQNRKMYIIYGVLILYVFILTLAVGIKISQISQEVAEVRLSVESLVGSIKEAPKTVQFENAHFSERVMPEQGPCQEGWVFYKDSCYFQSSVKKNWQNAENNCIQKGSHLVVVNDLAETDFLSSILKTSNSYWIGLVEKEEGKWSWVDGTDFSATEHHWDIGQPDDWDVRVNGEDCGQLHTRITPGARRLWNDADCTLAYPYICEGKPKSH, encoded by the exons ATGGAATCTGTATCATATGACCGGTTTACTACacctgaggcagaaataaatcaCACTGGCCAGAAATTTATGCTTGAATCAG gtaaacagaacagaaagatGTACATAATATATGGCGTCCTCATCCTCTATGTGTTTATACTGACACTGGCTGTAGGAATTAAAA TCTCTCAGATCAGCCAAGAGGTTGCTGAAGTTAGACTTTCTGTGGAGTCCCTCGTTGGCTCTATTAAAGAGGCCCCAAAAACTGTGCAATTTG AAAATGCTCATTTCTCTGAGCGTGTGATGCCGGAGCAAG GTCCCTGCCAGGAAGGCTGGGTGTTTTATAAAGACTCATGCTACTTTCAGTCTTCAGTAAAGAAGAACTGGCAAAATGCTGAGAACAACTGTATCCAGAAAGGATCACACTTAGTGGTTGTCAATGACTTGGCTGAAAct GACTTTTTATCCTCAATCTTGAAGACTTCGAACAGCTACTGGATTGGGCTTGTTGAGAAAGAAGAGGGAAAATGGTCCTGGGTAGATGGAACAGACTTTAGTGCTACAGAACA CCACTGGGATATAGGTCAACCAGATGACTGGGATGTCCGTGTGAATGGTGAGGACTGTGGGCAGCTCCACACTCGGATAACTCCGGGAGCACGGAGGCTGTGGAATGATGCGGACTGTACGCTCGCTTACCCTTACATCTGTGAGGGCAAACCCAAGAGCCACTGA
- the pla2g1b gene encoding phospholipase A2 — translation MHTFLSLVVLSVSLPALLATLDYRALWQFRSMILCTIPDSWPALDYADYGCYCGKGGSGTPVDELDRCCQVHDQCYSDSWQHDDCWGILDNPYTEVYSFACDKPAKKITCNADKNRPCEMFICECDRLAAECFAQAGYNPENEHYPSENC, via the exons ATGCACACCTTTCTGTCTCTAGTGGTCCTGAGTGTGAGTCTGCCCGCCT TGCTGGCGACTTTAGACTACCGTGCGCTGTGGCAGTTCAGGTCCATGATCCTCTGTACCATCCCTGATAGCTGGCCTGCGCTGGATTACGCAGACTACGGATGCTACTGCGGCAAGGGAGGCTCGGGCACCCCGGTGGATGAGCTGGACAG GTGCTGTCAGGTTCATGACCAGTGTTATTCAGACTCATGGCAGCATGATGACTGCTGGGGTATCTTAGACAACCCCTACACTGAAGTATATTCATTTGCATGCGACAAACCGGCAAAGAAAATCACCTGCAATG CTGACAAAAATCGCCCCTGTGAGATGTTCATCTGCGAATGTGACAGACTAGCAGCCGAATGCTTTGCACAAGCGGGTTACAACCCAGAGAACGAGCACTACCCTAGTGAAAACTGCTAA